GCCGAGCGCACCGGCGCCACCATCTGGCTGCACCACGACGACCTGCCGCTGTGGAAGCAGACCCACCCGGACCGCGAGCCCGACGCCTGGCTGGTCGACGGGCAGGTCCTGGAGGCAGGCGGCGCCGACCTGCGCGTGCTGCACACCCCAGGGCACGCGCCCGGCGCGGTCTGCCTCTACGACCCCGGGCTGGGCACCGTCTTCACCGGCGACACCCTCTTCCAGGGCGGGCCCGGCGCCACCGGCCGCTCCTTCTCGCACTTCCCGACGATCATCGACTCGATCCGCGACCGGCTGCTCACCCTGCCGCCCGATACGACGGTCCGCACCGGCCACGGCGACTCCACCACCATCGGCGCGGAGGCCCCGCGGCTGGAGGAATGGATCGCCCGGGGCCACTGACCGCGTGTCGCCTGTAAAAGGCGACAGAAGATGTCCGGCTTACCCGTCACAGTGAAGGCGACAAGCAGCCACGGTCACGGGAGGTCGGACATGTCAGCTCCGTTGCAGGACAAGGTCGCACTGGTCGCCGGTGCGACCCGGGGCGCCGGACGGGGAATCGCCGTGGAACTCGGCGCGGCCGGCGCCACGGTCTACGTCACCGGCCGCAGCACCCGCGCCCGCCGCTCGGAGTACGACCGGCCGGAGACCATCGAGGACACCGCCGATTTGGTCACCGCGGCCGGCGGCCGGGGCGTCGCCGTCCCCACCGACCACCTCGACCCGGCGCAGGTCCGCGCTCTGGTGGACCGGATCGCGGACGAGCAGGGCCGCCTCGACGTCCTGGTCAACGACATCTGGGGCGGCGAGAAACTCTTCGAGTGGGACACCCCGCTGTGGGAGCACGACCTCGACAAGGGCCTGCGCCTGCTCAGGCTCGCCGTCGAGACGCACGCCGTCACCAGCCACCACGCCCTGCCCCTGCTGCTGCGCAACCCCGGCGGCCTGGTCGTCGAGGTCACCGACGGCACCGCCGACTACAACGCCGACAACTACCGCGTGAACTTCTTCTACGACCTCGCCAAGACCTCCGTGCTGCGCATGGCCTTCGCCCTCGGCCACGAACTCGGCCCGCGCGGCGCCACCGCCGTCGCCCTCACTCCCGGCTGGCTGCGGTCGGAGCTGATGCTGGACGGCTACGGGGTACGGGAGGAGAACTGGCGCGACGCCCTGGAAAGCGTCCCCCACTTCGCCATCTCGGAGACCCCGCACTACGTGGGCCGGGCGGTGGCCGCACTCGCCGCCGACACGGACGTGGCGCGCTGGAACGGCCGGTCCCTCTCCAGCGGCGGCCTCGCCCAGGAGTACGGCTTCACCGACGTCGACGGCAGCCGCCCGGACGCCTGGCGCTACCTCGTGGAGGTTCAGGACATGGGCAAGCCGGCGGACACGACCGGCTACCGCTGACCCTGGCGGCCCGGAAGCCTGATCTCTGCAATCAACCGCTATGCACCGAAATGCGCACCCCGTGTCGGTGGGGTATGTCACTGTTCCGTCGCAGCGCGGCCGACCGCACAACCGGAACCGGCCTCCGTCCGTCTAGCTGGCAGACATCACAGACCCACTTCCGCGAAAGGGCTGACCAGCCATGGGGGACGTACGCAGACGGAGTGCCGTCGTATTGGGGATCACCGGCCTGGTGGCACCGCTCACGCTCGCACTCGGGGCCGCACCGGCCCAGGCCGCGAGCTGCACCACGCAGGCCGGCCCGTACCAGAAGAAGGTCGAGAAGTTCCTCGGCCGTCCGGTCGACGGCAAGCAGTCCGCCGCCGACTGCAAGGCCATCCGCGCCTTCCAGACCAAGCACGGCATCTCCCCGAACATCGGCTACGCCGGTTCCGTCACCTGGGGGGTGATGGACCTGATGCAGAAGCAGAAGGCCGTCGGGAAGAACCCCAACAAGGACGGCAAGTGCCCGGTGAACAAGGGCCGGATCGCCTGCGTGAACCTGACCCTCCAGCTGAGCTGGATCCAGGACGGCAAGAAGCTCGTCTACGGCCCGGTCCCGGTCCGCACCGGCCGCAACGGGGACGAGACCCGCACCGGTCTGAAGAAGATCTACTGGCGCAACATCGACCACGTCTCGTCCATCTACGACGTGCCGATGCCCTACGCCCAGTTCTTCGACGGCGGCCAGGCGTTCCACTCGGCCGGCGTCAGCATGTGGAACCCGCCGGGCTCGCGCGGCTGCGTCAACATGACCAAGACCGACGCCAAGAAGTACTGGTCGCTGCTGAAGAAGAACGACGACGTCTTCGTGTACGGCCGCAAGCCGGGCACCTGATCCAGGAACCCGGCTCGCGCACAGCCCCTACTGGGGCGCGTCCCCGAAGTCCGGGATCTCCAGCCTGGCCCCGCCCTGCCGCGCGGACTCGTGCGCGATGATCCCCGGCAGGGTGTAGCGGGCGGCCACCCACGCGTTCACCGACGGCAGCGTGCGGTTGTTGACGGCGGTCACGAAGTCGTCCACCAGGAAGTGGTGGCTGCCCTCGTGGCCGTTGTGCAGATGGTCGAACTCCCTCGGCAGCCGCGCACGGTCGTGCACGGGCGCCGACCCGGAGGTGAAGGCGGCCCGCAGCTCCGGCGCGATGTGCTGGAGTGACGGATCGTCAGGGGACATGGTGGGCTTGGGCTCCAGCAGTTCGCTGATGTCCTGCACCCCCTGCTTGTCCTGCCACAGGGCGACCGTGGCGAGCTGCTCCATGCTGGCCTCGGTGCCGAAGAAGCGGAAGCGCGACTCCCGTATGTGAGAGGGGTAGCCGACCCGCCGGAACTCGTTCGTACGGAACGACCCGCCGCCCGCCACCTCGAACAGGGCGGTGGCGTTGGAGACGTCGTTGTCGAACTGGCTGACGTCCTTGTCGAAGACGCCGTCGCCCCGGTCGTCGACGACACCGATCGCCGACACGCTCACCGCGTGTGTCTTCCAGGCGCCGAGCACCCCGCCGACCGCGTGCGTCGGGTACAGCAGCGGGGGATAGCTGGCGGTCGCTTTCCAGTTCTCGCCGCCGCTGTACTGATAGGCGTCGTAGAACCCCAGGTCCATGTCGTGGACGTAGTCGCCCTCGGCGTAGAAGAGCCGCCCGAAGGCGCCCTCGGCGATCTGGTTGCGGGCGTGGACCGTGGCCGGGTTGTACTCGCTGGTCTCGCCCATCATGTACGTCAGTCCGGTGGCCTTGACCGCGTCGATGATCGCCGCGATCTCGTCCGTGCTGATGGCCATGGGGACGGCGGAGTACACGTGCTTGCCGGCGTTGAGACCCTGGAGGACCAGCGGCCCGTGCGTCCAGCGCTGGGTGAAGATCGCGACCGCGTCGACGTCCTCCGACTCCAGCATGGCCTGGTAGGACGGGA
This is a stretch of genomic DNA from Streptomyces hawaiiensis. It encodes these proteins:
- a CDS encoding L,D-transpeptidase family protein — its product is MGDVRRRSAVVLGITGLVAPLTLALGAAPAQAASCTTQAGPYQKKVEKFLGRPVDGKQSAADCKAIRAFQTKHGISPNIGYAGSVTWGVMDLMQKQKAVGKNPNKDGKCPVNKGRIACVNLTLQLSWIQDGKKLVYGPVPVRTGRNGDETRTGLKKIYWRNIDHVSSIYDVPMPYAQFFDGGQAFHSAGVSMWNPPGSRGCVNMTKTDAKKYWSLLKKNDDVFVYGRKPGT
- a CDS encoding Gfo/Idh/MocA family protein; protein product: MTFSIGIVGAGQFSGQFATLFQAHPGVSDVYVTDLLPERAGQLASAQGLAGTFPSYQAMLESEDVDAVAIFTQRWTHGPLVLQGLNAGKHVYSAVPMAISTDEIAAIIDAVKATGLTYMMGETSEYNPATVHARNQIAEGAFGRLFYAEGDYVHDMDLGFYDAYQYSGGENWKATASYPPLLYPTHAVGGVLGAWKTHAVSVSAIGVVDDRGDGVFDKDVSQFDNDVSNATALFEVAGGGSFRTNEFRRVGYPSHIRESRFRFFGTEASMEQLATVALWQDKQGVQDISELLEPKPTMSPDDPSLQHIAPELRAAFTSGSAPVHDRARLPREFDHLHNGHEGSHHFLVDDFVTAVNNRTLPSVNAWVAARYTLPGIIAHESARQGGARLEIPDFGDAPQ
- a CDS encoding SDR family oxidoreductase, which translates into the protein MSAPLQDKVALVAGATRGAGRGIAVELGAAGATVYVTGRSTRARRSEYDRPETIEDTADLVTAAGGRGVAVPTDHLDPAQVRALVDRIADEQGRLDVLVNDIWGGEKLFEWDTPLWEHDLDKGLRLLRLAVETHAVTSHHALPLLLRNPGGLVVEVTDGTADYNADNYRVNFFYDLAKTSVLRMAFALGHELGPRGATAVALTPGWLRSELMLDGYGVREENWRDALESVPHFAISETPHYVGRAVAALAADTDVARWNGRSLSSGGLAQEYGFTDVDGSRPDAWRYLVEVQDMGKPADTTGYR
- a CDS encoding MBL fold metallo-hydrolase, translating into MTTRIEHLVTSGQFSLDGGTWDVDNNVWIVGDDHEAIVIDAAHDADAIAEAVGNRRLTAIVCTHAHNDHIDAAPALAERTGATIWLHHDDLPLWKQTHPDREPDAWLVDGQVLEAGGADLRVLHTPGHAPGAVCLYDPGLGTVFTGDTLFQGGPGATGRSFSHFPTIIDSIRDRLLTLPPDTTVRTGHGDSTTIGAEAPRLEEWIARGH